In the Telopea speciosissima isolate NSW1024214 ecotype Mountain lineage chromosome 2, Tspe_v1, whole genome shotgun sequence genome, one interval contains:
- the LOC122649879 gene encoding protodermal factor 1 isoform X1 yields the protein MEQRRSLNPSFIWVLIVVIVSQNLVIIPVMSRNFEDQKHYYSSPSPHTGGTPRDPHKSPPHGTSPSPSHGSGGSCNPTPSTPSPPSTGGGGGGGYYHSPPSSGSGGGTPSTPTVAPITPTIPSISSPPPPLMLDPNTPLGGTCNFWRTHPALIWSLLGWWGTVGGVFGVLATPATGTSLSLPQALANTRSDGIGALYREGTASFLNSMVNKKFPFTTKEVKDSFVRAVASNKAAAAQAELFKQANEGRLKRKT from the exons ATGGAGCAAAGGAGAAGCCTAAACCCTTCCTTCATATGGGTTCTGATAGTTGTTATAGTTTCTCAGAACTTGGTGATCATTCCTGTCATGTCCAGAAACTTTGAAGATCAAAAGCACTACTACTCCTCCCCCAGCCCACATACTGGAGGTACTCCAAGAG ATCCACACAAGAGTCCTCCCCATGGAACTTCACCATCACCCTCACATGGAAGTGGTGGAAGCTGCAATCCTACACCTTCAACACCTTCACCACCTTCtacaggtggtggtggtggtggtggatacTACCACTCTCCTCCAAGTTctggcagtggtggtggcactCCATCCACTCCAACTGTTGCGCCCATTACCCCAACCATTCCCAGTAtctcttcaccaccaccaccactgatgCTTGATCCCAATACACCCCTTGGTGGTACATGCAA TTTCTGGAGGACACACCCAGCACTGATATGGAGTCTGCTAGGCTGGTGGGGTACAGTGGGAGGTGTGTTCGGTGTTCTAGCCACTCCAGCAACGGGGACAAGCCTTAGCTTGCCACAAGCACTAGCCAACACACGCAGTGATGGGATCGGTGCACTCTACCGAGAAGGGACAGCTTCCTTCCTCAACTCCATGGTAAATAAGAAGTTCCCTTTCACCACCAAGGAAGTGAAGGATAGCTTTGTCAGGGCAGTAGCATCTAACAAGGCTGCAGCAGCTCAAGCAGAGCTTTTCAAGCAAGCTAATGAGGGTCGTCTCAAGCGCAAAACTTGA
- the LOC122649879 gene encoding protodermal factor 1 isoform X2: MEQRRSLNPSFIWVLIVVIVSQNLVIIPVMSRNFEDQKHYYSSPSPHTGDPHKSPPHGTSPSPSHGSGGSCNPTPSTPSPPSTGGGGGGGYYHSPPSSGSGGGTPSTPTVAPITPTIPSISSPPPPLMLDPNTPLGGTCNFWRTHPALIWSLLGWWGTVGGVFGVLATPATGTSLSLPQALANTRSDGIGALYREGTASFLNSMVNKKFPFTTKEVKDSFVRAVASNKAAAAQAELFKQANEGRLKRKT; encoded by the exons ATGGAGCAAAGGAGAAGCCTAAACCCTTCCTTCATATGGGTTCTGATAGTTGTTATAGTTTCTCAGAACTTGGTGATCATTCCTGTCATGTCCAGAAACTTTGAAGATCAAAAGCACTACTACTCCTCCCCCAGCCCACATACTGGAG ATCCACACAAGAGTCCTCCCCATGGAACTTCACCATCACCCTCACATGGAAGTGGTGGAAGCTGCAATCCTACACCTTCAACACCTTCACCACCTTCtacaggtggtggtggtggtggtggatacTACCACTCTCCTCCAAGTTctggcagtggtggtggcactCCATCCACTCCAACTGTTGCGCCCATTACCCCAACCATTCCCAGTAtctcttcaccaccaccaccactgatgCTTGATCCCAATACACCCCTTGGTGGTACATGCAA TTTCTGGAGGACACACCCAGCACTGATATGGAGTCTGCTAGGCTGGTGGGGTACAGTGGGAGGTGTGTTCGGTGTTCTAGCCACTCCAGCAACGGGGACAAGCCTTAGCTTGCCACAAGCACTAGCCAACACACGCAGTGATGGGATCGGTGCACTCTACCGAGAAGGGACAGCTTCCTTCCTCAACTCCATGGTAAATAAGAAGTTCCCTTTCACCACCAAGGAAGTGAAGGATAGCTTTGTCAGGGCAGTAGCATCTAACAAGGCTGCAGCAGCTCAAGCAGAGCTTTTCAAGCAAGCTAATGAGGGTCGTCTCAAGCGCAAAACTTGA